From one Lolium rigidum isolate FL_2022 chromosome 4, APGP_CSIRO_Lrig_0.1, whole genome shotgun sequence genomic stretch:
- the LOC124647004 gene encoding uncharacterized protein LOC124647004, whose product MATRWSAAAVLSALLVVLAAATSASAQPTPGGMTVFVPGQRNTESTCKDDGKNKKGKNKTKPKPCTARCTDRCPTKCLVLCPGCMTFCLCDFYPGVACGDPRFTGGDGNNFYFHGKKDQEFCIVSDADLHINAHFIGNHNPASGRDFTWIQAIGVLFAGHHRFSLGAVHSAKWNPEVDHLDIAFDDERVVLPRAVGARWSPAAAPALSVTRTSPANDVVVELRGVFRLVASAVPITAQESSVHNYGVTADDCLAHLDLGFKFQALSDDVHGVLGQTYRSDYVSKLNVAAKMPVMGGAEDYVSSGLFATDCAVARFGRSGISMVTDAKYV is encoded by the exons ATGGCGACTCGCTGGTCAGCGGCGGCCGTCTTGTCGGCCCTGCTGGTGGTGCTGGCGGCGGCAACGTCGGCGTCGGCACAGCCGACGCCGGGCGGGATGACCGTGTTCGTGCCCGGGCAACGCAACACGGAGTCCACCTGCAAAGACGACGGCAAGAACAAGAAGGGCAAGAACAAGACCAAGCCCAAGCCGTGCACGGCCAGGTGCACCGACCGCTGCCCCACTAAGTGCCTCGTCCTCTGCCCTGGCTGCATGACATTCTGCC TGTGCGACTTCTACCCGGGCGTGGCGTGCGGCGACCCGCGCTTCACCGGCGGCGACGGCAACAACTTCTACTTCCACGGCAAGAAGGACCAGGAGTTCTGCATCGTCTCTGACGCCGACCTCCACATCAACGCCCActtcatcggcaaccacaacccggCCTCCGGCCGCGACTTCACCTGGATCCAGGCCATCGGGGTGCTCTTCGCCGGCCACCACCGCTTCAGCCTCGGCGCCGTCCACTCCGCGAagtggaaccccgaagtcgaccaCCTCGACATCGCCTTCGACGACGAGCGCGTCGTCCTGCCGCGCGCCGTCGGCGCGCGCTGGTCCCCGGCCGCCGCGCCCGCGCTCTCCGTCACGCGCACCTCCCCCGCCAACGACGTCGTCGTCGAGCTCAGGGGCGTCTTTCGCCTCGTCGCCAGCGCCGTGCCCATCACCGCCCAGGAGTCCAGCGTCCACAACTACGGCGTCACCGCCGACGACTGCCTCGCGCACCTCGACCTCGGCTTCAAGTTCCAGGCCCTCTCCGACGACGTCCACGGCGTGCTCGGGCAGACATACCGCTCCGACTACGTCAGCAAGCTCAACGTCGCCGCCAAGATGCCCGTCATGGGCGGCGCGGAAGACTACGTCTCGTCGGGCCTCTTCGCCACCGACTGCGCCGTCGCCAGGTTTGGACGCAGCGGCATTTCCATGGTCACCGACGCCAAGTACGTGTAG
- the LOC124647005 gene encoding mitochondrial-processing peptidase subunit alpha-like: MCCVGVTVAAGSVHETPSSAGAAYVLERLAFHETRNRGLGEIARSVEATGGTLGAAAGRERMFYRYGALRAGLPLAVEVLLDCVRNPAFLRNQVRCKVAEAREELSFLESNPELFLRESLHRVGYSGALGNPLFPTKEALARINRGAIYNFYFVNLYDNTLVASGMNHQHLVDIAAPLLSDLPKGSPLHTTKSAYTGGDFRHKTDSEVTHVAMAFEVPGGWHQAKSAVIIKVMQTLMGGGVSYSSGGPGKGMQSRLYLLVMMEYDWMQAISAFSTVYDDTGLFGIHLATPSDLVAEAVDIAIKELTAIARPGEVSEAELKRAKKSTVSSVLRNLESRVKQRAPQSFFICYLFEQSCSLFSLIS; the protein is encoded by the exons ATGTGCTGCGTCGGCGTGACGGTCGCCGCAGGCTCCGTCCACGAGACGCCCTCGTCGGCCGGCGCCGCCTACGTGCTGGAGAGGCTGGCCTTCCACGAGACCCGGAACCGCGGCCTGGGGGAGATCGCGCGCAGCGTGGAGGCCACCGGGGGCACGCtcggggcggcggccgggagggagAGGATGTTCTACCGCTACGGCGCGCTCAGAGCCGGCCTGCCCCTGGccgtcgaggtgctcctcgactgCGTTCGCAACCCTGCCTTCCTCCGGAACCAAGTTCGCTGTAAG GTGGCTGAAGCTCGGGAGGAGTTGTCATTTCTGGAGAGTAATCCTGAACTGTTTCTTCGGGAATCGCTGCACCGGGTTGGTTATTCAGGCGCTCTTGGAAACCCGCTGTTCCCTACCAAGGAGGCTCTTGCGAGGATCAACCGTGGTGCCATTTACAATTTCTACTTTGTAA ATCTTTATGACAACACCCTTGTTGCATCAGGCATGAACCACCAGCATTTGGTAGACATTGCAGCACCCTTGTTGTCTGATCTGCCCAAGGGGTCTCCTCTGCACACAACAAAGTCAGCATATACTGGTGGAGATTTCAGGCACAAAACTGACTCTGAG GTGACACATGTGGCGATGGCTTTTGAAGTTCCAGGAGGCTGGCATCAGGCAAAATCAGCTGTAATCATCAAAGTCATGCAG ACATTGATGGGTGGCGGAGTTTCATACTCCAGTGGTGGTCCGGGGAAAGGAATGCAATCCCGGCTTT ATCTCCTGGTTATGATGGAGTATGATTGGATGCAAGCAATTTCAGCATTTAGTACTGTGTATGATGACACTGGTCTATTTGGTATTCATTTGGCTACG CCATCCGATCTTGTCGCTGAGGCTGTTGATATTGCTATAAAAGAATTGACAGCAATTGCAAGACCTGGTGAAG TTAGTGAAGCTGAGCTCAAACGAGCGAAAAAATCGACAGTTTCATCCGTTCTACGGAACCTCGAATCCAGGGTAAAGCAGAGAGCACCTCAATCATTCTTTATCTGTTATCTTTTCGAGCAATCTTGCTCCCTATTCAGTCTTATTTCTTAA
- the LOC124647007 gene encoding LOW QUALITY PROTEIN: uncharacterized protein LOC124647007 (The sequence of the model RefSeq protein was modified relative to this genomic sequence to represent the inferred CDS: deleted 1 base in 1 codon; substituted 1 base at 1 genomic stop codon) — HVIKVDLKATPTIDEVVGSGIMSIKYLLAATVAKELRLLDDYCDMRNKEQFLIQYYTYDVGRSENLEHHLQHVIVPLIIKKLSTERYLLVVENLETPIEIASFTRDCGLPPPMWKDSRWIISTSCQDTYNKSKSEDEVISIDSDDKVVILILAALHQSADHILKMMNQESKEHWHRVALDCFHYTMAIFAKHSQAADVTSDELIHQWAVEGILPCQSIKAKEKTSFISSSKCSYMHRVGRIILEAFKEYSLLQLPFSPANEANEATCTAAQFLVYHALIADSIAVDELSDNKKKWVSFSGDHGWHVSREWLLSQEEEARGTTALILRGCSQQSLILSKLNQLLPKLCFLRVLDLSYTPLRSLPCSIGCLQNLRLLSLRGCHDLKTLFVSSTTSDTYSTKSTSSPLSSLCQLEILDMNGVPFSHLTQDVANRKSTLIYLDMSHSQITMFPPNFFQDMSNLEELILVNCSSLVELPRSMVALSILRTLEISKTRIRYFPQKMFEEMQKLQSLKLIDNNNLISLSRSISRFHTIRLEGHHNLKSFSLIGAPLIQHLSLRGCTKLRSIELKNLGALEEVDLSGTSIHELPADIPNGPQLRRLLLVGVSSLLRFPWHMLERLPEVFYLDHCNEGNGNHFDQVSQVCVSNTMFFFSFRESCVDLVRDGRFFHSFYVRVALCSTNNMRLQHEGMVYNQLQELLQKQLTYMDAYSSCYAHEIEIVSPNTVQQTDRHVEITGMRHPPSGLYHLLSVTKSVLVTCDTGMEIFSSWSNFHDLEECELLWCHKMKQVFKYSSGLKNLRNVHVCNLRSLVLFCSEFSSIAFSSLEHLHLEYCPRLEAMMPDAVTLPCLKTLDILFCYNLKKIFIRSXSQDDTYQLPNLQRIRLQDLPLLQQFRNNNKATITAPMLKEFHVRGCWSLRSLPCLQDQQEMVTVNGERSWWRKLEWLSTSHYDSYEPKLPPKFASFNEHTKVTSYLRVIT; from the exons CATGTGATAAAAGTAGATTTGAAGGCCACGCCAACGATAGATGAAGTCGTGGGAagtggcatcatgagcatcaAGTACCTACTGGCCGCCACGGTGGCAAAGGAGCTCAGGCTGCTCGACGACTACTGTGACATGCGCAATAAAGAGCAGTTCTTGATACAGTACTACACCTATGATGTTGGTAGGTCTGAAAATTTGGAGCATCACCTCCAACACGTGATAGTTCCTCTGATAATTAAGAAGTTGTCAACAGAGAGGTACTTGCTAGTGGTTGAGAACCTTGAGACGCCAATTGAGATTGCCAGTTTTACTCGAGATTGTGGGCTTCCTCCGCCCATGTGGAAAGATTCTAGATGGATCATCTCAACCAGTTGTCAAGATACCTACAACAAGAGCAAGTCAGAAGATGAAGTTATATCCATTGACAGTGATGACAAGGTTGTGATTCTTATCCTCGCTGCGCTGCATCAATCAGCCGACCACATACTAAAAATGATGAATCAAGAAAGCAAAGAGCATTGGCATCGCGTGGCCCTTGATTGCTTCCACTACACCATGGCTATCTTTGCCAAACATTCACAAGCTGCGGATGTTACCTCGGATGAGCTCATCCACCAGTGGGCCGTCGAAGGCATCCTACCTTGTCAGTCTATCAAGGCAAAAGAAAAAACTAGCTTCATCAGCAGCAGCAAGTGTTCCTATATGCATCGAGTTGGGAGGATCATCCTTGAAGCGTTTAAGGAGTACTCTCTATTGCAGCTACCATTTTCACCTGCTAATGAAGCTAATGAAGCCACATGTACTGCTGCACAGTTTCTTGTCTACCATGCCCTCATTGCAGACAGCATCGCAGTAGATGAACTATCTGATAACAAGAAGAAATGGGTCTCCTTTTCTGGTGACCATGGATGGCATGTAAGCCGAGAATGGTTGTTGAGCCAGGAGGAAGAAGCCAGGGGTACCACTGCACTTATTCTAAGAGGCTGCTCGCAACAGTCACTCATACTTTCCAAACTAAATCAATTATTACCCAAACTCTGCTTTCTTCGTGTCCTTGATCTCTCCTACACTCCACTAAGATCACTCCCTTGTTCCATTGGCTGTCTCCAGAACCTTCGGTTGCTCTCACTTCGAGGCTGCCATGATCTCAAAACTCTCTTTGTTTCCTCCACAACTAGTGACACATATTCAACAAAAAGTACGAGTTCACCATTGTCCAGTCTATGCCAGCTTGAGATCCTTGATATGAATGGAGTTCCTTTTTCTCATCTCACGCAAGATGTAGCCAACCGAAAGAGCACTTTGATATATCTCGACATGTCACATTCACAGATAACTATGTTCCCTCCCAATTTCTTCCAGGACATGTCAAATCTTGAAGAGCTTATTCTTGTAAACTGCTCCAGCCTTGTGGAGCTACCTCGTTCCATGGTTGCGCTATCCATCCTGAGGACCCTTGAGATCTCAAAGACTCGAATAAGATACTTCCCCCAGAAGATGTTTGAAGAAATGCAGAAGCTTCAGTCTCTTAAACTCATTGACAACAATAACCTGATTTCACTCTCAAGGTCAATCTCTAGGTTCCATACAATCAGATTGGAAGGGCATCATAACCTGAAATCCTTCTCGTTGATTGGCGCACCTCTTATTCAACACTTGTCCTTACGTGGATGTACAAAACTTAGGTCCATCGAGCTCAAGAATCTGGGTGCTTTGGAGGAGGTTGATTTGTCAGGTACATCTATTCACGAGCTCCCTGCAGATATCCCTAATGGTCCGCAACTCAGACGATTGCTCCTAGTGGGTGTTTCGTCTCTGTTGCGATTTCCTTGGCATATGCTAGAGAGACTTCCAGAGGTGTTTTACTTGgatcattgcaatgaaggaaatggtAATCACTTTGATCAAGTTTCTCAAGTGTGTGTTTCCAACACCATGTTCTTCTTTAGCTTCAGAGAATCTTGCGTGGATCTAGTAAGAGATGGACGATTTTTCCATTCTTTCTATGTTCGAGTCGCTCTATGCAGTACAAATAACATGAGATTACAGCATGAAGGAATGGTTTATAACCAGTTGCAAGAGTTGTTGCAGAAGCAATTAACATATATGGATGCATATAGCAGTTGCTATGCACATGAAATTGAAATTGTGTCACCAAATACAGTCCAGCAAACTGACCGCCATGTGGAGATCACAGGGATGCGACATCCACCTTCTGGTTTATACCATCTTCTATCTGTCACTAAATCAGTATTAGTGACATGTGATACTGGTATGGAAATTTTTTCTAGTTGGAGCAATTTTCATGATCTAGAAGAATGCGAGCTACTTTGGTGCCATAAAATGAAGCAAGTTTTCAAGTATTCTTCAGGCTTGAAAAATCTACGAAATGTGCATGTCTGTAATCTGAGAAGTCTTGTTTTGTTCTGCTCGGAATTCAGTAGTATTGCCTTCAGTTCATTAGAGCACCTGCACTTGGAGTACTGCCCAAGATTGGAGGCCATGATGCCAGATGCTGTAACACTACCATGTCTCAAGACACTTGACATCCTATTCTGCTACAACCTGAAGAAAATTTTCATCCGCAGTTGATCT CAAGATGATACGTATCAGCTTCCGAACCTCCAAAGGATACGTCTGCAGGATCTGCCACTGCTCCAGCAATTCAGAAACAACAACAAAGCCACCATAACTGCACCCATGTTGAAGGAGTTTCACGTCCGGGGATGTTGGAGCCTCCGAAGCCTCCCGTGCCTACAAGATCAGCAAGAGATGGTGACGGTGAATGGTGAGAGGAGCTGGTGGAGAAAGCTCGAGTGGCTCTCGACCTCACACTACGATAGCTACGAGCCCAAGCTTCCACCGAAGTTCGCCTCCTTCAACGAACACACCAAGGTGACCAGCTACCTCAGAGTAATCACCTAG